The following are from one region of the Gryllotalpicola protaetiae genome:
- a CDS encoding 3-hydroxyacyl-CoA dehydrogenase NAD-binding domain-containing protein translates to MTDYSKIDFSPLLQFSDDEVVTHSFVKDVALPSGKRLALITLDNGRDHTRPSTLGPATLIELSGVLDELTKRAAAGEIDAVGITGKPFILAAGADLSKVTEIPSRDAAKLLAQLGHATYLKLGKLGVPSFAFVNGLALGGGVEIPLNSTYRTVDSSAAAIALPEVFLGIIPGWGGATLLPNLIGIENALKVVIENPLKMNRMLSAKDAYELGIFDAMFDHVNYLEDSLKWADGVLAGSTKVERPNQPGRIERTVKWPVAIKIARDSLESRIGTVPKSPYVALDLLSKAKDGDIEAGFAREDDALADLISGDQFAASIYAFNLVQHRAKRPVGAPDKSLAKKVGKVGVIGAGLMASQFALLFLRRLEVPVVITDLDQERVDKGLAYIHDELQKLADKGRLNPDQHNKLKGLISGTTDRSQYADCDWVIEAVFEELSVKQDVFAEFEKIVSPEAVFATNTSSLSVDAIGAKLEHPERLVGFHFFNPVAVMPLIEVVKAPQTDDTTVATAMAVAKNLKKNAIITTDSTGFVVNRVLAKVLGESMRAVDDGTPFSVVDEALAPLGLPMPPSVLLDLVGLKVGAHVLDTHHAAWPDRFYRSENLHRVAAAGQLIEKDAKGKSKGVSKEAERIVKANLNPGATPHTKEQVLQAVQDGFTEEVHRMLEEGVVSAPEDIDLALILGAGFPFQMGGLTPYLDRVGASERVFGGTFHDPRIVGAETRSREAQLVG, encoded by the coding sequence ATGACTGACTACTCGAAGATCGACTTCTCGCCCCTGCTGCAGTTCAGCGATGACGAGGTCGTCACCCATTCGTTCGTCAAGGACGTCGCGCTGCCGAGCGGCAAGAGGCTCGCGCTGATCACCCTCGACAACGGCCGCGATCACACCCGACCCTCGACGCTCGGGCCGGCCACCCTGATCGAGCTCTCCGGCGTGCTCGACGAGCTCACGAAGCGCGCGGCCGCCGGTGAGATCGACGCGGTCGGCATCACCGGCAAGCCGTTCATCCTCGCGGCGGGCGCAGACCTCAGCAAGGTGACCGAGATCCCCAGCCGCGACGCGGCGAAGCTGCTGGCTCAGCTCGGCCACGCCACCTACCTGAAGCTTGGCAAGCTGGGCGTGCCGTCGTTCGCGTTCGTGAACGGCCTCGCCCTCGGCGGCGGCGTCGAGATCCCGCTGAACTCGACGTATCGCACGGTGGACTCGTCGGCAGCGGCCATCGCGCTTCCCGAGGTCTTCCTCGGCATCATTCCCGGCTGGGGTGGCGCGACCCTGCTGCCGAACCTCATCGGCATCGAGAACGCCCTCAAGGTCGTGATCGAGAACCCGCTCAAGATGAACCGCATGCTGAGCGCGAAGGATGCCTACGAGCTCGGCATCTTCGACGCGATGTTCGACCATGTGAACTACCTCGAGGACTCGCTGAAGTGGGCCGACGGCGTGCTCGCCGGCTCGACGAAGGTCGAGCGCCCGAACCAGCCGGGGCGCATCGAGCGCACCGTCAAGTGGCCGGTCGCGATCAAGATCGCACGCGACTCCCTCGAGAGCCGCATCGGCACGGTGCCGAAATCCCCCTACGTGGCGCTCGACTTGCTGTCGAAGGCGAAGGACGGCGACATCGAGGCGGGCTTCGCCCGCGAGGACGACGCGCTGGCCGATCTCATCTCGGGCGATCAGTTCGCGGCATCCATCTACGCATTCAACCTGGTGCAGCACCGGGCAAAGCGCCCCGTGGGCGCACCGGACAAGTCGCTGGCGAAGAAGGTCGGCAAGGTCGGCGTGATCGGCGCCGGCCTGATGGCGAGCCAGTTCGCGCTGCTCTTCCTGCGCCGCCTCGAGGTGCCGGTCGTCATCACCGACCTCGACCAGGAGCGCGTCGACAAGGGCCTCGCGTACATCCACGACGAGCTGCAGAAGCTGGCGGACAAGGGCCGGCTGAACCCCGATCAGCACAACAAGCTGAAGGGCCTCATCTCCGGCACGACCGACCGTTCGCAATACGCGGACTGCGACTGGGTCATCGAGGCCGTCTTCGAGGAGCTCTCTGTGAAGCAGGACGTCTTCGCTGAGTTCGAGAAGATCGTGTCGCCCGAGGCAGTGTTCGCGACGAACACCTCGTCGCTGTCGGTCGACGCGATCGGTGCGAAGCTCGAGCACCCCGAGCGGCTCGTCGGCTTCCACTTCTTCAACCCGGTCGCGGTCATGCCGCTGATCGAGGTCGTCAAGGCTCCGCAGACCGACGACACGACCGTCGCCACCGCGATGGCCGTCGCGAAGAACCTCAAGAAGAACGCGATCATCACGACCGACTCGACCGGGTTCGTCGTGAACCGCGTGCTCGCGAAGGTGCTCGGCGAGTCGATGCGCGCCGTCGACGACGGCACGCCGTTCAGTGTGGTCGACGAGGCGCTCGCGCCCCTCGGCCTGCCGATGCCCCCGTCGGTGCTGCTCGATCTGGTCGGGCTCAAGGTCGGCGCGCACGTGCTCGACACCCACCACGCCGCATGGCCGGACCGCTTCTACCGCTCCGAGAACCTGCACCGCGTCGCGGCTGCCGGCCAGCTGATCGAGAAGGATGCCAAGGGCAAGTCGAAGGGCGTCAGCAAGGAAGCCGAGCGCATCGTCAAGGCGAACCTCAACCCGGGCGCCACGCCGCACACGAAGGAGCAGGTGCTGCAGGCCGTGCAGGACGGCTTCACCGAAGAGGTGCACCGGATGCTGGAGGAGGGCGTCGTCTCGGCCCCTGAGGACATCGACCTCGCCCTCATCCTCGGCGCGGGCTTCCCGTTCCAGATGGGCGGTCTGACGCCGTACCTCGACCGCGTCGGCGCGAGCGAGCGGGTCTTCGGCGGCACGTTCCACGACCCGCGCATCGTGGGTGCGGAGACGCGCAGCCGCGAGGCGCAGCTGGTCGGCTAG